In Maridesulfovibrio sp., the following proteins share a genomic window:
- the hflC gene encoding protease modulator HflC, with protein MSLLKKSSAPLAILIIVAVLGIAQSAYIVKQTEKAIVLQLGKPKSGPTGPGLHFKLPFVQNVIYFDSRLLEYDAHPAEILTKDKKNMVVDNYSKWRISDPLQFYRTVRSVPRAQARLDDIIYAELRVALGRYTLIEIISSDRTSIMEEVTQTSNALLKPYGIEVLDVRIKRTDLPPENARAIYGRMRAERERMAKQYRSQGSEAAARITAQADKERAITIADANLKAEIMRGEGEGKATKIYAESFGKDPRFYEFKKSLEAYEAGLKGNTKFILSQDNPFLKYMK; from the coding sequence ATGAGTTTACTCAAAAAAAGTTCCGCTCCCCTGGCAATTCTGATTATTGTTGCCGTACTGGGGATTGCGCAAAGTGCATACATTGTAAAGCAGACCGAGAAAGCTATTGTGCTACAGCTCGGTAAGCCCAAATCAGGCCCTACGGGACCGGGGCTGCACTTCAAGCTGCCCTTTGTCCAGAACGTGATTTATTTTGATTCACGCTTACTGGAATACGATGCCCACCCGGCTGAAATTCTGACCAAAGACAAGAAAAACATGGTCGTGGACAACTACTCCAAGTGGCGCATAAGCGATCCCTTGCAGTTTTACCGCACCGTGCGTTCCGTACCCCGTGCCCAGGCACGCTTAGATGACATCATCTACGCGGAACTCCGCGTAGCCCTTGGCCGGTACACCCTGATCGAAATCATCTCCAGTGACCGTACTTCAATCATGGAGGAGGTTACCCAGACTTCAAATGCTCTGCTTAAGCCCTACGGCATTGAAGTTCTAGATGTACGCATCAAACGAACAGACCTGCCGCCTGAAAACGCACGTGCAATTTACGGACGTATGCGCGCGGAACGTGAACGTATGGCGAAACAGTACCGTTCACAAGGTAGCGAAGCTGCTGCCCGAATTACTGCGCAGGCTGACAAAGAAAGAGCTATCACCATCGCGGATGCAAACCTCAAAGCTGAAATCATGCGAGGTGAAGGCGAGGGTAAAGCGACCAAAATCTATGCTGAAAGCTTCGGCAAGGACCCTAGATTCTATGAATTCAAAAAGTCTCTTGAAGCTTACGAAGCAGGACTTAAAGGGAACACAAAGTTTATCCTCTCGCAGGACAATCCGTTCCTAAAGTATATGAAGTAG
- the hflK gene encoding FtsH protease activity modulator HflK, whose amino-acid sequence MNWDWDKLSEQRQRNRGGGGGAPKPPNVDDINSTIKKLRGTGLPGGKFIIIGIILLWFLSGVYIVEPDEVGVVTRFGKYVDTTTPGPHYHLPIPIESVMKPKVTQIRRVEVGFRSYGSSRSFTQGQSRNVPEESLMLTGDENIVDVQFIVQYQIKDPVDYLFKVSNQPKTIQDAAEAAMREIIGKTKIELALTTGKLQIQTETRNLLQEIVDRYKLGVNVLAVQLQNVHPPNEVVDAFKDVASAREDKSRYINEAEAYRNDILPKARGQAAVILNKAEAYKETKIREAEGQAKRFMAVYMEYQKAKDITVKRLYLETMQNILSNPDVKKVILSDDAAKKAIPFLSLDGQGLPIQTGKK is encoded by the coding sequence ATGAACTGGGACTGGGACAAATTATCCGAACAACGGCAGAGGAATAGAGGCGGAGGTGGAGGAGCTCCTAAACCGCCGAATGTGGACGACATAAACTCCACGATCAAAAAACTCCGCGGAACCGGCTTGCCGGGCGGAAAATTTATAATCATCGGCATCATCCTGCTCTGGTTTCTTTCCGGGGTATACATTGTAGAACCGGATGAAGTCGGTGTGGTAACCAGATTCGGTAAGTATGTGGACACCACTACACCGGGTCCGCACTACCATCTTCCGATTCCTATTGAATCGGTCATGAAGCCTAAAGTCACACAAATCAGACGTGTGGAAGTAGGATTTCGGTCCTATGGATCTTCGCGCTCCTTCACTCAAGGTCAGTCGCGAAACGTGCCTGAGGAATCCCTCATGCTGACCGGTGACGAGAACATCGTTGATGTTCAGTTCATCGTACAATACCAGATCAAAGATCCGGTGGACTACCTTTTTAAAGTCAGCAACCAACCTAAAACCATTCAGGATGCTGCTGAAGCAGCCATGCGTGAGATCATCGGTAAGACCAAGATCGAACTGGCCCTGACCACAGGCAAACTCCAGATTCAGACTGAAACCAGAAATCTGCTGCAGGAAATTGTGGATCGTTACAAACTCGGCGTGAACGTACTGGCAGTGCAGCTGCAGAACGTGCATCCACCGAACGAGGTTGTTGACGCTTTTAAAGACGTTGCATCTGCACGTGAAGATAAAAGCCGTTACATCAACGAAGCGGAAGCATACCGCAATGACATCCTGCCCAAGGCAAGAGGACAGGCTGCTGTTATCCTGAACAAGGCTGAAGCTTACAAAGAAACCAAGATCCGCGAAGCTGAAGGTCAGGCCAAGCGTTTCATGGCGGTTTACATGGAATACCAGAAAGCCAAGGATATCACAGTGAAACGTCTGTATCTGGAAACAATGCAGAACATTCTCTCCAATCCTGATGTCAAGAAGGTTATCCTCTCTGACGACGCTGCAAAGAAAGCAATCCCCTTCCTCTCTTTGGACGGACAGGGACTGCCAATACAAACCGGTAAAAAATAG
- a CDS encoding methyltransferase domain-containing protein has translation MAEFNMNSFATILFTLTWNSESGTHEENFLGRKVNAWRDFLPEELKQRLAGAKAGETVAVNFHAGTEIPKYDPAKVKKISRRKFKLRSHQFKNYPARMGRFYPQGAVEGLPGVYPQTAIPFRVTGTTDSEIIADLNHPLAKIPFKLEAKLLNVADKDSETGGRLTHWLEELCCWGPGMQAPLENCRTDFIHEDFFRRDNCASDFEFYDKPRLVNHIDQQASANLQSIYTRFLTSEMKVLDLMSSIQSHLPEGMDITGVGMNMDELRMNPALKDRIVQDLNKEHEFNFAAGSFDAVVCSLSIEYLTNPLAVLKRAYKMLTPDGILLIGVSNRWFPPKVTQGWLEMHEFERMGYLLQLAADAGFKGPKGTVSVRNDWRPTTDKHFVATRGVSDPVYVVWCNK, from the coding sequence ATGGCTGAATTCAATATGAATTCATTTGCGACAATTTTATTCACATTGACATGGAATAGCGAAAGCGGAACACATGAAGAAAATTTTCTAGGCAGGAAAGTTAACGCTTGGCGTGATTTTTTGCCTGAGGAATTGAAGCAACGGCTTGCTGGTGCCAAAGCCGGAGAGACAGTTGCGGTCAATTTTCATGCTGGAACTGAGATTCCAAAATATGATCCTGCAAAAGTAAAAAAAATATCCCGCCGCAAATTTAAATTGCGGTCACATCAATTCAAGAATTATCCGGCCAGAATGGGAAGGTTCTATCCTCAAGGTGCTGTTGAAGGCCTTCCCGGAGTATACCCGCAGACGGCAATTCCATTTAGAGTTACGGGAACAACGGACTCAGAAATTATTGCAGACCTTAACCACCCGCTGGCTAAGATTCCTTTTAAGCTTGAAGCAAAGCTCCTCAATGTTGCAGACAAAGACAGCGAAACAGGAGGGCGTCTGACTCATTGGCTTGAAGAATTATGCTGCTGGGGCCCCGGAATGCAGGCGCCACTGGAAAATTGTAGAACAGATTTTATCCATGAGGATTTTTTCAGGCGGGATAACTGCGCATCAGACTTCGAGTTCTATGACAAGCCGCGTCTGGTAAACCACATTGACCAACAGGCCAGTGCAAACCTGCAAAGTATTTATACTCGTTTCCTCACTTCGGAAATGAAAGTGCTGGATCTGATGAGCAGTATTCAATCCCATCTGCCGGAAGGCATGGATATTACCGGAGTGGGGATGAATATGGATGAGTTACGTATGAATCCGGCTTTGAAGGACAGGATAGTACAAGATCTGAACAAGGAGCACGAATTCAACTTCGCCGCTGGAAGTTTTGATGCCGTGGTTTGCAGCCTTTCTATCGAATATCTGACCAATCCACTTGCAGTACTGAAAAGGGCTTATAAAATGCTCACCCCTGACGGTATTTTACTTATCGGCGTATCAAACCGCTGGTTTCCGCCCAAGGTAACCCAGGGCTGGCTCGAAATGCATGAATTTGAACGTATGGGTTATCTGCTTCAGCTTGCCGCGGATGCCGGATTCAAAGGGCCGAAAGGGACGGTCAGCGTCCGCAACGACTGGCGGCCGACTACTGATAAGCATTTTGTAGCGACTCGCGGCGTCAGCGATCCTGTGTATGTCGTGTGGTGCAATAAATAG
- a CDS encoding phosphomannomutase/phosphoglucomutase: MKELRKEIFRAYDIRGIVDRDFDEEWVERLGRACGTWFRSKGWDRAVVGHDCRHSSPAYQQAVGRGLNASGVDVLFLNLVPTPAFYFAAKKLNYTAGVMITASHNPPEFNGFKVWGGETTIHTDDIQQIYRIMESGDFTEGNGVISYHDIVPFYIDDLLSGIKLKRPVKVVLDGGNGAGGHIALELLRRAGAEVIPQYCDPDGDFPNHHPDPVVAEYMGDLFKAVVEHRAEVGIGLDGDADRIGAVDEKGNLVPGDRLLAVYAREMLGRKPGETVVADVKCSHLFFEDVVRHGGKPLMARTGHSVMKAKMIETGAGLGGEMSGHIFFADRFYGFDDGLYSALRLLEILSQTDIPVSEMWSEWPKTYFTPELRVEYPEEIKFELVERAAEELSKEYEVLGIDGVRVVFAGGWALVRASNTQAALTLRFEASSPEKLAEVKDQVESLLERLASELCK, translated from the coding sequence ATGAAAGAACTCAGGAAGGAAATATTCAGGGCATACGATATTCGTGGGATTGTAGACCGGGATTTTGACGAGGAATGGGTAGAACGTCTGGGGCGAGCCTGTGGGACATGGTTCCGTTCCAAGGGCTGGGACCGTGCAGTTGTGGGGCATGACTGCCGCCATAGTTCACCTGCTTATCAGCAGGCTGTAGGGCGGGGATTGAATGCCAGCGGTGTGGATGTTCTTTTCCTGAATCTGGTTCCTACTCCGGCTTTTTATTTCGCAGCCAAGAAGCTAAATTACACAGCCGGGGTGATGATCACTGCCAGCCACAATCCGCCGGAATTCAACGGTTTCAAGGTCTGGGGTGGTGAGACCACTATTCATACCGACGATATCCAGCAAATCTACCGCATAATGGAGTCCGGTGATTTCACAGAAGGCAACGGTGTAATTTCCTATCATGACATAGTTCCATTTTACATTGATGATTTGCTTTCAGGAATAAAGCTCAAACGTCCTGTCAAAGTTGTGCTGGACGGCGGAAATGGGGCCGGGGGACACATTGCCCTTGAGCTACTGCGCCGGGCCGGTGCGGAGGTTATTCCCCAGTATTGTGATCCGGATGGAGATTTTCCCAACCATCACCCTGATCCGGTAGTGGCCGAATACATGGGCGACCTGTTCAAGGCTGTAGTAGAGCACAGGGCGGAAGTAGGTATCGGTCTGGACGGTGATGCCGACCGCATCGGTGCTGTGGATGAAAAGGGAAATCTTGTTCCGGGAGACCGTCTGCTGGCGGTTTACGCCCGTGAAATGCTGGGCCGTAAGCCCGGTGAGACTGTTGTCGCCGATGTAAAATGCAGCCATCTTTTCTTTGAAGATGTTGTCAGGCACGGCGGTAAGCCGCTTATGGCCCGTACCGGTCATTCGGTAATGAAGGCCAAAATGATCGAGACCGGAGCCGGACTGGGCGGCGAGATGAGCGGGCATATATTTTTCGCAGATCGTTTTTATGGTTTTGATGACGGACTGTATTCAGCTTTGCGGTTGTTGGAGATCCTTTCTCAGACAGATATTCCGGTTTCTGAAATGTGGTCCGAATGGCCGAAAACTTACTTTACCCCGGAACTGCGTGTTGAATATCCGGAAGAAATTAAATTTGAATTGGTGGAAAGAGCTGCCGAAGAGTTGTCTAAAGAATATGAAGTTCTGGGTATAGACGGCGTAAGGGTTGTCTTCGCTGGCGGATGGGCACTGGTGCGCGCGTCCAATACGCAGGCAGCACTAACCCTGCGATTCGAGGCTTCATCTCCGGAAAAGCTTGCGGAAGTGAAAGATCAAGTGGAGTCTCTGCTTGAGCGTCTTGCCTCGGAACTTTGCAAATGA
- a CDS encoding HAD-IIB family hydrolase, with translation MIKVSSLLKKIFPEPLGPVSNDLTDELAASFFPADSTRLAHMRQACNTAKRLVCQMDYDAETSAKIVTAALFHDVGYSEKLTKTGFHPLDGAAYLAHCGAPEDLISAVLWHSSTPLEIEKLPEIKKIYDNFPGPRYDSPIHKAVAYCDFRTSPLGESYSFGQRIIELEGRFGLDSVPPSIARKTLPYSRANQQDYAKNITRSQNKNLPWIFCDIDNTLIMPGENIDRRTLNAINRYTTAGGHFSLVTGKHMISVPQLICCVGSHTPHAGVNGSVIIRNGEIEVFGNTIKPFKEIEDELMEWGINYATYVEDGIWSRTELTDKERNEFERVGEILPQNGPTPADKCAIKILTFSHRNQTEQCDFVRELAEKYGMNCVRTGEDFLEIGPAGHGKHSAVMQIMKEAGWSDLNSIAIGDSENDLSMFGHVGLSAAVANAAPEVLPAADLHIPACSEHGVARLLDSLVDSAQDGCWSIPSNWLAEY, from the coding sequence ATGATAAAAGTTTCTTCTCTTTTGAAAAAAATATTTCCTGAACCGCTTGGTCCGGTTTCAAACGACCTGACGGATGAACTTGCCGCGTCCTTTTTCCCAGCAGACTCCACACGTCTTGCGCACATGCGTCAGGCCTGCAACACTGCGAAACGTCTGGTATGCCAGATGGATTATGATGCCGAGACCTCTGCCAAGATTGTAACCGCCGCTCTTTTCCATGATGTAGGCTATTCCGAAAAACTCACTAAAACCGGATTCCATCCTCTTGACGGAGCGGCCTATCTCGCCCATTGCGGTGCCCCTGAAGATTTAATTTCAGCCGTGCTCTGGCACTCCAGCACCCCGCTGGAAATTGAGAAACTGCCCGAGATCAAAAAAATTTACGACAATTTCCCCGGACCGCGTTACGATTCCCCGATCCATAAAGCTGTCGCTTACTGTGATTTCAGAACCTCACCGCTTGGTGAATCCTACTCATTCGGACAGCGCATCATTGAACTGGAAGGGAGATTTGGCTTGGATTCCGTACCCCCATCAATCGCACGCAAAACCCTGCCCTATTCACGTGCAAACCAGCAGGACTATGCAAAAAATATTACCCGTAGCCAAAACAAGAACCTCCCGTGGATTTTCTGCGACATCGACAACACCCTGATCATGCCCGGAGAAAACATTGACCGCCGCACACTTAATGCAATCAACCGCTACACAACTGCCGGCGGACACTTCTCCCTAGTCACCGGTAAACACATGATAAGCGTGCCGCAGTTGATCTGCTGTGTCGGCTCACATACCCCGCATGCAGGTGTTAACGGCTCAGTGATCATACGTAACGGAGAAATTGAAGTTTTCGGCAATACAATTAAACCTTTCAAGGAAATTGAAGACGAGCTGATGGAATGGGGCATAAACTATGCCACTTACGTCGAGGACGGCATATGGAGTCGCACGGAGCTAACAGATAAAGAGCGTAACGAATTCGAGCGCGTAGGTGAAATATTACCCCAGAACGGACCAACCCCGGCAGACAAATGTGCCATCAAAATTCTGACTTTCTCTCACCGCAATCAGACTGAACAATGTGACTTCGTGCGTGAATTGGCCGAAAAGTATGGCATGAACTGCGTGCGCACCGGTGAAGATTTTCTCGAAATCGGACCGGCAGGGCATGGCAAACACTCTGCTGTAATGCAGATTATGAAAGAAGCCGGGTGGTCAGACCTGAACTCCATTGCCATAGGCGACAGCGAAAACGACCTGAGCATGTTCGGACACGTGGGCTTAAGTGCCGCAGTTGCCAACGCAGCCCCGGAAGTCCTGCCAGCAGCAGACCTGCACATCCCTGCCTGTAGTGAACACGGTGTAGCCAGACTTCTGGATTCACTCGTCGACTCAGCACAAGACGGTTGCTGGTCAATTCCAAGCAACTGGCTGGCTGAATACTAA
- a CDS encoding universal stress protein produces MEKHLLVCVREDCTASYAVRFIKNFFSFPCDVRLTLFNVAPPKTSWNKGVLTKGRKLLEDTRKWFTDHSFCEETKIDIKSIHSRGNTAREIVQEGHKGMYDAVILGRQSQSVFEEFFDYSVGSKILWEEIDFPLWFCKCPEDIPRKDVLLCVDEDAPSQRIADHVGFMLKENLDHDIAMLHVHDSKEKGATTAEDIFEITREHLLANGIAPERIKEIVIDSDDVVKAILQQVAKKPYAAVAVGRGVHDKTAIEKLFPRSLSVKLLQQLEGASLWVSK; encoded by the coding sequence ATGGAAAAGCATCTTCTGGTTTGTGTTCGTGAAGATTGTACGGCTTCATATGCGGTCAGATTTATCAAGAATTTTTTTAGCTTTCCCTGCGATGTTCGTTTAACTCTCTTCAATGTCGCTCCCCCGAAAACTTCCTGGAACAAGGGTGTTCTCACCAAGGGTCGGAAATTGCTTGAAGATACGCGCAAGTGGTTTACAGATCACAGCTTTTGTGAAGAAACCAAGATTGATATCAAGAGTATCCATTCCCGGGGTAACACGGCCCGCGAGATAGTTCAGGAAGGCCATAAGGGGATGTATGACGCTGTTATTCTCGGCAGGCAATCCCAATCCGTGTTTGAAGAATTTTTCGACTACAGCGTGGGCAGCAAAATTCTCTGGGAAGAGATTGACTTTCCGCTCTGGTTCTGCAAATGCCCGGAAGATATTCCGCGTAAGGATGTTCTGCTTTGTGTTGATGAAGATGCTCCTTCGCAGAGGATTGCTGATCATGTCGGTTTTATGCTCAAGGAGAACCTTGATCACGATATAGCTATGCTTCATGTGCATGATTCCAAAGAGAAGGGAGCGACCACCGCGGAGGATATCTTTGAAATTACCCGTGAGCATCTTCTCGCAAACGGCATTGCTCCTGAACGCATCAAGGAAATTGTCATTGATAGTGATGATGTTGTGAAAGCTATTTTGCAGCAGGTCGCCAAGAAACCTTATGCCGCTGTCGCGGTTGGGCGTGGTGTGCATGACAAGACTGCAATTGAAAAGCTTTTCCCTCGTTCGCTCAGCGTAAAGCTCCTCCAGCAGTTGGAAGGTGCGTCACTCTGGGTCAGCAAGTAG
- a CDS encoding epoxyqueuosine reductase QueH yields MSKRILLHSCCGPCSITTIDILRDQGFEVFTFFYNPNIHPLQEYLRRREGFLEVCDKMNVKVIGRLDEYDSKKWFRNAAFREANRCFHCYADRLERTLSLAKRGGFDFFTTTLLYSKFQQHDRISELGKDMAGNSKCEFYYYDFREGWKEGIERSKEMGIYRQQYCGCLFSENERHANEL; encoded by the coding sequence ATGTCTAAACGAATTTTACTTCATTCCTGTTGTGGGCCTTGCTCAATTACCACTATCGATATTCTGCGTGATCAGGGTTTTGAGGTCTTCACCTTTTTCTACAATCCCAATATCCATCCGTTACAGGAATATCTGCGCCGGCGGGAAGGTTTTCTTGAGGTCTGTGATAAGATGAATGTTAAGGTCATCGGCAGACTGGATGAATATGATTCCAAGAAATGGTTCCGCAACGCGGCCTTTCGCGAAGCAAACCGTTGTTTTCATTGTTATGCAGACCGTCTGGAGCGCACCCTTTCGCTTGCTAAACGGGGTGGTTTTGATTTTTTCACCACGACTCTGCTGTACAGCAAATTCCAGCAGCATGATCGCATTTCCGAGCTTGGAAAAGACATGGCCGGAAATAGCAAGTGTGAATTTTACTACTACGATTTTCGTGAAGGCTGGAAAGAAGGCATTGAACGCTCCAAGGAAATGGGCATCTACCGTCAGCAGTATTGCGGTTGCCTGTTCAGTGAAAATGAGCGGCATGCCAATGAACTATAA
- the rnhA gene encoding ribonuclease HI — protein sequence MAKKKLNIYTDGSCLGNPGKGGYGAVLLFNEHRKELSQGYKKTTNNRMEMRAVIAALTELKEPCEVTLYTDSQYVKNAFTKKWIDNWQRNGWKTAAKKPVKNKDLWLQFIPLLEKHEVNFRWVKGHSGDPENERCDELARNAASSGDLIEDEGA from the coding sequence ATGGCAAAGAAGAAACTTAATATTTATACTGACGGTTCCTGTCTCGGTAATCCCGGTAAGGGTGGATACGGGGCGGTGCTTCTGTTCAACGAACACCGCAAGGAACTTTCACAGGGTTACAAAAAAACTACCAACAACCGTATGGAAATGCGCGCGGTGATTGCTGCCCTGACCGAACTCAAGGAACCTTGTGAGGTAACTCTCTATACCGATTCACAGTACGTGAAGAATGCATTTACCAAAAAGTGGATCGATAACTGGCAGCGGAACGGATGGAAGACCGCAGCTAAAAAACCGGTTAAGAACAAAGACCTTTGGTTGCAGTTTATCCCCCTGCTGGAAAAGCATGAGGTGAATTTTCGATGGGTCAAAGGACATTCCGGGGACCCTGAGAACGAACGTTGCGACGAGCTGGCACGAAATGCAGCATCATCAGGGGATTTGATTGAGGACGAGGGAGCTTAG
- the hemW gene encoding radical SAM family heme chaperone HemW: MGMPSAFFNAPLLRGDGSEARNLLLYIHVPFCKRKCHYCAFHSQPFEQVNFAWYMKTLLAEIELWGKRLKNPKIGTVYFGGGTPSLIPPFQLELIMDALRKHFTFIKGMEITLEANPDSANDLSYFKALYGMGINRLSLGFQSLDDRNLETLGRPHSARQAAESYYMARKAGFGNISIDLIWGLPRQKLKDWNNELKAVVQLKPEHMSCYGLSIEPGTVFGQRADEIDMELPPDGEQARMFIYGAEYLESMGYIQYEISNFARMGFISRHNQGYWDRFDYLGLGPSAVSTIGNRRFTNPRYMDEYDAAVRGGFAGEDFEELTDEIKAQELIMLCLRTTKGLKLSDYKDLTGRDLTKEKGALISALYKNGLARMSAGYLRLTKNGMLVSNSILESLAF; encoded by the coding sequence ATGGGAATGCCCTCAGCATTTTTCAATGCCCCGCTGCTGCGCGGAGACGGCAGTGAGGCCAGAAACCTTCTGCTTTACATTCATGTGCCTTTCTGCAAGCGCAAATGTCACTATTGCGCCTTCCATTCCCAGCCTTTCGAGCAGGTCAATTTTGCATGGTATATGAAAACCCTGCTCGCTGAAATTGAACTTTGGGGCAAGCGACTCAAAAATCCAAAAATCGGTACAGTCTATTTCGGTGGGGGCACTCCTAGTTTGATACCGCCGTTTCAGCTCGAGTTGATTATGGACGCCCTGCGAAAGCATTTCACTTTCATCAAGGGTATGGAAATAACTCTTGAGGCCAACCCGGATTCCGCAAACGACCTTTCATATTTCAAAGCCCTTTACGGTATGGGCATTAACCGGCTCAGTCTAGGTTTTCAATCTTTGGATGATCGTAATCTTGAAACTCTTGGGCGGCCGCATTCAGCAAGGCAGGCTGCTGAATCATACTACATGGCCCGCAAAGCAGGGTTCGGGAATATCAGCATAGACCTGATCTGGGGGCTGCCGCGTCAGAAGCTCAAGGATTGGAACAATGAACTGAAAGCTGTTGTCCAGCTTAAGCCGGAGCACATGTCCTGCTACGGGCTTTCCATTGAGCCTGGAACAGTCTTCGGGCAGCGGGCTGATGAAATAGATATGGAACTGCCGCCTGATGGTGAGCAGGCCCGTATGTTTATCTACGGGGCTGAATATCTCGAGTCTATGGGCTATATTCAGTATGAGATTTCCAATTTCGCACGCATGGGTTTTATTTCACGCCATAATCAGGGATACTGGGACCGGTTTGATTATCTTGGCTTAGGCCCTTCCGCAGTATCCACCATTGGTAACCGCAGATTTACCAACCCGCGCTATATGGACGAGTACGATGCTGCTGTGCGGGGCGGCTTTGCCGGGGAGGATTTTGAGGAACTTACCGATGAAATCAAGGCGCAGGAACTCATTATGCTTTGCCTGAGAACTACAAAGGGACTCAAGCTATCTGATTACAAAGATCTCACCGGACGTGATCTTACCAAAGAAAAAGGAGCACTCATCAGTGCACTGTATAAAAATGGTCTGGCGCGTATGAGCGCCGGGTATCTACGCCTGACTAAGAACGGGATGTTGGTTTCCAATTCTATTTTGGAATCTTTGGCATTTTGA
- the glf gene encoding UDP-galactopyranose mutase, with the protein MNHAHLIVGAGITGCTIARRIAEDLGEKVLVIDKRDHIGGNCHSHINAETGIEVHSYGTHIFHTKEKRVWDFLKRFTEFNSYRHKVVTTYQGRTFHMPVNLQTINSFFRISLKPHEVEDFIKSKSELENITNPQNLEEKSISLIGRELYEAFVKGYTLKQWECDPKELEASIITRLPFRHTYECDYFTDRYQGLPWDGYGKLFERMLDHELIETRLSSDFFELKHEIPQDCKVYYSGPLDRYFNYCHGELKWRSLRFEYRVEDVPDYQGTPVMNYADIDVPYTRIHEYQHLHPERENKSGKTVTAREFSLKWKQGEEPYYPVNTNEDRNRLELYLNDAAKLNSTHFLGRLGQYKYYDMDKAVQAALEFCDEQLPS; encoded by the coding sequence ATGAACCACGCACACCTCATTGTCGGAGCAGGAATTACCGGCTGTACTATTGCCAGACGCATTGCCGAAGACCTGGGCGAGAAAGTTCTGGTTATCGACAAGCGCGACCATATCGGCGGCAACTGCCACAGCCATATCAATGCCGAAACAGGCATCGAAGTCCACAGCTATGGAACCCATATCTTCCATACAAAAGAAAAACGAGTCTGGGATTTCCTGAAACGCTTCACAGAGTTCAACAGCTATCGGCATAAAGTTGTGACTACTTATCAAGGCCGCACCTTCCACATGCCTGTCAATCTGCAAACCATCAATTCTTTCTTCAGAATCAGTCTGAAGCCGCACGAAGTCGAAGACTTCATCAAAAGCAAAAGTGAACTTGAGAACATCACCAATCCGCAAAACCTTGAAGAAAAGTCCATCAGCCTGATCGGACGTGAGTTATATGAGGCCTTTGTAAAGGGCTATACCCTTAAGCAATGGGAGTGTGACCCAAAAGAACTTGAAGCATCCATTATCACCCGTCTACCCTTCCGTCACACATATGAATGCGACTACTTCACAGACAGATATCAAGGACTGCCTTGGGATGGTTATGGAAAACTCTTCGAACGTATGCTGGACCACGAACTGATCGAAACCAGATTGAGCAGCGACTTTTTTGAGCTAAAGCACGAAATCCCGCAGGACTGCAAGGTTTACTACAGCGGACCGCTGGACAGATATTTCAATTACTGCCACGGAGAACTCAAATGGCGCTCCCTGCGCTTCGAATACCGTGTCGAAGACGTGCCGGACTATCAGGGAACTCCGGTCATGAATTACGCCGATATCGACGTACCCTATACTCGCATCCACGAATATCAGCACCTACACCCGGAGAGGGAAAACAAAAGCGGCAAAACCGTTACAGCACGAGAGTTTTCATTGAAATGGAAACAAGGAGAAGAGCCGTATTACCCGGTCAACACAAACGAAGACCGCAATAGACTGGAACTATACCTCAATGACGCCGCAAAGCTGAATAGCACCCATTTTCTGGGCAGGCTGGGACAATATAAATACTACGATATGGACAAAGCGGTACAGGCCGCGCTTGAATTCTGTGATGAACAATTACCATCGTAA
- a CDS encoding TPM domain-containing protein, whose product MALFIKPHGKSGTERFLRMIGMMIILGLVVYAFWINNQSTLEKIQARNAFWDQTKVLSRSERDYVQGFIRSMRNEFGVNVRVQIILDPIMEQEIDPNEMLIVISPPTQDVGMSFPGLVRHALGDKFISALENKHFVNHFSDDEWPTSLMTCLSMIWERLVTVESNQPVPEVSREGDSNISDPESSAHKE is encoded by the coding sequence ATGGCGTTGTTTATTAAACCACACGGCAAGTCCGGCACGGAAAGATTTTTAAGAATGATCGGGATGATGATAATTCTCGGGCTGGTTGTTTATGCTTTCTGGATAAATAATCAGTCTACACTGGAAAAAATTCAGGCCCGTAATGCGTTCTGGGACCAGACCAAGGTTCTGAGCCGCTCCGAGCGTGACTATGTTCAGGGTTTTATCAGGAGCATGCGCAATGAGTTCGGTGTTAATGTCCGTGTTCAGATAATCCTTGATCCAATTATGGAGCAGGAAATTGATCCTAATGAAATGTTAATAGTCATTTCTCCTCCAACTCAGGATGTGGGCATGTCTTTTCCGGGCTTGGTTCGCCATGCTTTGGGGGATAAATTTATTTCAGCACTAGAAAATAAACACTTCGTAAATCATTTTTCCGACGATGAATGGCCAACATCGCTAATGACCTGTCTGTCTATGATATGGGAGCGGTTGGTTACTGTAGAGTCTAATCAGCCTGTCCCTGAAGTCAGCAGAGAAGGCGATAGTAACATTTCTGATCCGGAATCATCTGCGCACAAGGAATAA